In the Castor canadensis chromosome 1, mCasCan1.hap1v2, whole genome shotgun sequence genome, CATCAGACaactcattttaaaatctgtCCCAGTTTTAAAAGACTGCTAAAGTCTAATATGTTGACAAATTTCCTTTATGATGAAATAGAAGTATTAAACAAGATGTGCCTTGTACCCAGAAATGAGCTCTCGGAGAACAAGTCACAGCTCTTAAGTGTTTTATAAACGCAATCATGGTCTAACATTTCCCAggagaaaataaacttttcacCCTTTTGATTTGTAACAATGACTTTCCACTATGCTTATCAAAACTATAACTGAAACGTGACAGATTAGTACATCTTagtttaaaatgacttttaataAACAAGTAACTCTAAGATATTATGGGCTTTAAATGCAGTTCAGATGTGTGAGGTCCTTCTACTTTTTCTGTTGGGAGGTGCAAAGAGAGCCGAGTTACATGAGGAGCAGTATTTTCAGAATAGCACTGTCTCGGTGTCCTGTACTTCTGTTCAGAACCTAATCAGTCCTCGCAGGGGTGAGAGTGGCAGGGTGAGCATATATATTCTGAAAATGTGCCTCAGTGATTCAATACCTTCTACTCCAAATCCCACTTGAACACAGTGCTTTAAATGGGGGTTATTTGAAAAAAGTCTcatgatttttcaaaattatttcaactgtatCATAATCAATTACCATTATACTTGTAATACTAAATATCAGAACAGATGTCTAGAACTCTAATTAATGATCTTCATACTTCCTGCTGTCAAATTTTTCTCTAAAGCTgctaagaacaaagaaaaccacaattgtaacaaaacatcaaaaatattttcccttttccagacatcttttaataaaagaactaaaataaaacagGCATCTGTTGTTAAAAGCATGATGCTGAATTATGACaggaaggactggaggtgtggctcaagtggtaaagcccatgagttcaaacccctgtcccacaaaaaattcttaaattatgACAGGAAGGCCATAGGTGGAACATAAGTCCCTCTCAGATGAATTTATAGGAAAAGTTATCCTTACTCTCTTGCTCTCTGcaagataataaataattttataatttcttaggtaaaatttttaaagcaatctTGAAAATCCATTTAAGGACCAGGAATGTGAATTAATGTTAATGCTGTTAGATATACAGCCCTGTGATTATGTAAGAAAATGTCTATTGtcttttttctattaaattatttaggGAAAAATTATATAAAGCAATATGTACCTATGGTAGTATTACTAGACTACACTGGATTTTAGTCTCTGAAACACACTGTGAGTGGGGAATAAGAAATGCTGGGGCTTGCACCTATAGGAGGTACACTGTAGATGACTGGCATTTGGAGGCAAAAGGAACCTCAGGTTGTTGGCCATATGTGCCCAGAATGAAGCGTCCAACAGTCCAAACTGCAGGTTGTTTGAGGGGTAGGTTATGTCTCAAGTGGCAAAGAATCCCATTGCTATTACTGAGATTTATTggattttcttgaataaatatttcttcacttGCTGTATGCGCTTAGGACAATTCCCAAAGACTTTAAGGAactgttgtttttataatttctacCAGTCATGGTTCTTCCCCTGTGGATTCTGCAGAGCTCCTCATTGCTGACATTCtgcatatgaaatatttttatattacaatTTAATCTATTTTCAGAGAAATTTACAGGCGGTGCTCTATTATGTTTCCCTTGGGAATGGGGATGAGGTAGGGAAAACAGAGCTAGTGTCTGGTATCCTCAAGCAACACAAGTATCCCTAGGGTACACAATTCCAAGACTCCATTTATGACAAATGGGCAACCTTCCTTACATGGCTGGTGACAGGATGCTTCATCGATACCTGCACCATATGGACCACCTACCACATTCTCCACATTTGCTATCTTTGGTAAACAGACAGAgaactaataaatatttttggtgtAGGTTTGTGTGTCTATCCAAACTTCATCCAAAACATAGCACCCAACTTCTCAAACATTTCACTAAATCCCtatgtaatttcattttaaaccatttgctgttattttttatttatttttattttcactgaacCAACTATTCAGCTTGgatcattattaaacaaaatatcaatcgggaaatagtaatagtaaaaatgataataagTCTCCTTCCCACAATTCTCAATACTAACTAAAGATTACCATTGAGAAAGATATCTTCAGCACTCCCATCTCTCCCGTAATTTTTCTCAAGATAAATTACATAGCATGGTCTATTTCTCTTAGAGTGATCTCTCATGAAGAGATAACAGGTTGTTAAGGTAACATGTGTCTCACAGCAAGCTCCCCAATGCATAATGTAAGTTAAGCATCCCTAATCTAAAAACTCAAATCTGAAattctccaaaatccaaaacattttaGTGCAAACATGAAGCCACAAGTAGAAAACTCCATGCTTTGAAAACTTGTTTTATgtacaaaattatttgaaaatattacataaaactacctgcaggctatgtgtataaggttatatgaaacaaatgaattttgtgttcaaACTTGGGCCTCATCcctaagatatctcattatgtatatggaaatattaaaataatatccaAAATTCAAGCCATTTCTGGCCCTAAGCAGTTCGTTAAGGGATACCTAGGTACTCATTAGACAATACTGAATAGATACATAAATGAATGTGGATGACTACTGAATAAAAGCTGCTTCAATGTTAGAGGGTAAAAAAAGGATGGCAGCCACATCTTAAAATCTTAGAAGAATTTCCTTCTTAATGTAACACAGATCAAACTGAAAGGAATGAAGAGCAGGCCTAAATGATACCTTCCTTCAGTGACTCAAgagctttctttcattttctactgggagaaaaatgaaagaagcctGGATAGAGTCTACTCATACTCCAGGCTTATTTGAGGGAAGAGATAATAATGTAGGGTAGACAGGATAATAACTAGATTTCACCAGCACCTTCTGGAAAGACCAACTGTCACATAGATGAAAGTGCAATCAGGATTGCACTTGTATTCTCTGCTGCTGCTAAGCAGCTGGGCCCCTAGGCACAACACCTGAGGCTTTGACCAGCTTCCATCACAACCACCAGGCAGGCAAGGTTTGTAGGCACTACTTTAGCCTCTTGGAAAAAGCGCTGATGTATCATTGGAACATATTTCTGCAATTATCTCCAAATCCAGACTTGAATTTCCCCAACTTTTTTAGCTTTAAGTTTTGTATATTATTAGTTTCCTATTCCATGGGcagcataggaaaaaaaattccctaGGATGTAGCTATATTTGGAGATGTGCTCGATTTTCTTTTTAGAGTTGAAATATGTAAGGGAGAAATGATATAGAAAATGGAATTTACTTCAAAATActtcagtaaagaaaaaaacaaggattAAAGAAAGAGATGAACCAGGCACCAGTagttaacacctgtaatcccagctacttgggaagatgagattgagaagatcgtggtttgaggccagtctgggcaaatcaGTTCATGAgacctgatctccaaaataaccagagcaaaatagacaagatgtgtggctcaagtggtatagtgcctactttgcaagcatgaagtcctgagttcaaactcaagtcacacacatacacaaaatagaTGAACCAAATGTGGCAAAATCTAGCTAGCTGTAGAATCTGGGTGGGAGTTCATTGCACAAGTTTCTCTACTTTTGAGTAGGTTTgaaaatcatcattaaaacatGTTCTCTATGATTGGAATAAGTAGGCCTCACCTGATTATCCATATCTTTGATGACCAATAGGACAGGACTATCCAGTGATGCGGATTTCCGATAGAGAGTTTTCAAGCTGGTTCCATGCTCTAATGTGCTGTAGGCCAGTCTCCATGGATACCCTTGCACCCTTGCTGGAAGGCGTCGAGCTAGCTGCCAATCCaaagaaggaaatataaatagATAGCTCAATTCTGAGTTGTTTTCGTCTTTTTcttggttggtactggggttttaccTCAGGccttcatacatgctaggcagacactttgcACTTGGTAGGTAGGCGGCTGGCACTTGAGCTATTCCTTGAGCCCACAAATCACTTATGAACTGATGACATAAAATAAGTGCCTATGgctcaaattaaaaaatcatttacttACATATTGTTCCCTTTACTCTAGCAAATATTTGCCACCATAActcaagagagagaagggaaaatcaTTGCTTAACAGTGTTCATCTTGGCGAGGATGCTGCCCAGAGGATGCTTCCCCACTCAGGGTCCAAATGGGCTTCCTATGTCACTGCTACTAACAACTACAGCTATCTACACAAGTGAGAGCAAGAAAACACAGGTGCTTTATGCTAGAACTCAGAGGGACTATATCCACTTTGTACCTGAATCTTTTATCTATATCTATTTTTAGCTTAAACTTAGCTGCCTTAAGTACCAGCAATGTACATctcttaaaaaatattataaaggaGGCTGTAAAGTGTTAAATCTTCAGAGTGCTTACCATCAATTCCAGCCAGTGGCACCTTGAACCGCACCTTTGTCGCTACCTGGCCAAGTCTCTTGGCTTTCCTCGGTCTTCAATGGCTCATTTGTAAACTGAGGGAGTTGAACTGACTTTTTTAAGGACTCTGAATTTAGGTTTCTAAGTTAACCGATGAAAGAAGTACCAGAGGTTCCTTACTAAGATTTAGATATAAGCAagtaatatttcataaaattcaagTAGCAgatattcagaaaatataaagcacacaaagaaaattacagaataaGGAAAATTCTTCTTGCAGGCAAATGTTTTTTCACAGTGCAAGAAAGTGTATttgctgtattacttttattgagCCCTACAGATTAAAGTAGGATAAACTGGGCTCTTTTTAAGTGCATTAGGACTATGGTAGGACACTTCTTTcgctttcctctctgtctctggtctttctctctttctcgtTTCTTCCTCCctgacagggtctctctatgtaacccaggctggccttgaacttgccagccCCCTCCTCAGCCTCCTAGATGATAAGATTAtacacatgcaccaccatgcctagacaatttttttttttaagataagaaatGGCTTTTCCTTCAGGTTTGAGAGAAGGATGTTAATTCATTATTTATTGGAggggtggtactagagtttgaatttagggcctcatgcttgctaggcaggtgctctacctaacttgagccactccaccatccctgttttgtgttgggtattttccagatagagtctcacgaactatttgcccgggctggcttagaatggcgatcctcctgatctcagcgtctggagtagctaggattacagaaggcTGCTGTAACTTTTTAGAAGCAGTGAAGGGATACACCTTTAATAGGCTGCCATGTTCCTCTTTTCTAACTTGGTTGGTCTTTCACTCTGAGTAAGAATCAGAGCAAATGGAGTCAGGGATTGGAATCTTTTTAAGGGCTGGAACACCTCTGTCATAAAACCTAGGAGAGCCCACCTGCTCTATGTGCATGTTCTCCAGGAGAGCGCTATGGGGCTGCAGGATGGGCAGCCCCTCGTCATCCTCATCCTCATAGTAGCTGCATGTGCTCTTCCTGCGTTTGGCCTCCTCAACAGTGATGAtctgaggtgaagaaacaaacAACCCAATACAAAGGATGAGTTTTCCTTTCCTTAACTGCTACAAAAATCACCTCAGGTACACAACTGCCAGAAAAAGGTGGCGCTTTGGTAATAGGAGATAAATTGTACAGGACTTTGAGGAAATGGCTAAATTTTTGAATCTACaagaaaatgcagaatttaaCACAAGAAAGCTGAGCTTTTAATATGTACAGATTAAAGTCATGAGGCTTCTAATTTTGCTATTGCTGCTGATTGCTCAGTCCTTGAGTGAGAACTGTTTATAACTTCTCAAGCAATTTATACACTTGAAAATGCTCTAAATTATTCTTCTGCAGGCCACATGTAAATTTAAATTATGAAGGAAATAATCAAGAATCGTTCAGTGAGTAAGTCTTCTATAAATAGGGAGTTTGGAATGATCAGGAGAGTTTTTAATCAAGGTTCCTGGGTTTTCTCCCAAGGTTGTGTGCATAACAGCCAAGTCTAATAGAAGTAATGACTGTCAACAACAGCAGCAGGAAGTTTACTCCAAACTACAACCAGGTAGCAGCTCTTTACCACTCAGAAATGACCAAAATATTCCCCTCTACACTGAGACACACTACATTATAcccaatatttaatatttaattatagcTAAGTTTATAAACTATCaaagtcttcattttaaaaatctatttctgcACCATTGAATTATTTAGAAATTTAGTTATATTAGGCAACTAATTCACCAAAATGACTGGGTACCAGTATTAATGACTATTGTATGATAGAGAAAAAGCATCTAAGTTACATTTAGTGAAAGTTGTTAGGTAATGTATTACTCAATTTCCCAAATGCACTGTGACACATACAAAGGATCTACTGCCATCTGGGCCAGATTTCTGGTAGGGAAATCAGCTTATAATTTTACCATCTTCAGAGGGAGAATTTATGTAGAAATAACACTTTTGAGGATCACAAATCCAGcattcaaatatattaaataaagtaCCATGTTTTTGGTAAACTCTACATTtactataaatacaaaataaggcTGTGAAATGAAAAAACCCATATACGGGTATCTATTACAAAAGGAAGGGGCAACCATACCATCTCCCACCTccataacaaataaaatataacctGCTCTGGTTGAAATGCCAGTGCAATCCTTTCTAATTAGAACGAATCTCAAAACATATGGCGTGGTAGCTTACTGAGAATTCATAGTACCTTAATACCCCTCAGGAACTTACACCCACATACCTTCACAAAAGGCTCTTGGTCAGGTCTGGCACAATAGAAAATCTGAATGTCCAGTGGCAACCTTCGGCCTCTCATTATGACTGGAGAGAAGTATCAGCTTGCTCTCTAATGAGGAACAGGTTTTTTCTCTGTCTCCACACTAGTCACTTGCAGCCACACTGAGCTACAACTGTTTTTCAGTATCTAGCTTCCTGCATGATTGAGTTTCTGTTTCCCTTAGGAGGGGGATTGGTTAAACATTTCTACAGGAACACACCCAAATTAGGATTTCGAGTGCACACTTCCTGTCAGGAGACTGTAAAATGACACTTTTACCTCTGCAGTGGTAGTTTCCAAACATTACAATAAAATCTTATTGTTTGAGGTTtcctcttccccccctccccttctTGTACTTTCCCTCCTAGTTGCCCTCAGGGTAACTTGGCCTTTCTTGCCCTGCcttttcaaagttttctttcaGTACCTTCTTTAAAGCTAAACCTTCATCTTAAATGTTATGTTTGTTCCCCAAATCAGCTTGACTctcaaagaaaagatgaaaggaaaccTTAAGTGAGGTAGGTTCATTACAGTTAAAACAATGATTACTGAGTGGGCGAACATCTGGTTTATTTGAGTCTGTGAAACCTGTCATCTTAAGATCAGTTTTACAAAACAGATGGCAAAGTAACATTTATCTTTTCACATTACAGAATTGATCTTAATGACTAATAAACATAATGAGTTCTCTTCTACTCCTCAGATCAGAGGTCAGAGAGTAGGAAAGAAATGTAGATCTTGCCTAGATCAATTTTCACCCATCTTTCTGAGACTCTCCTTAATGCCCTTTCAGACTTGGGGACAGTTAAGGAGATGGCAGTGCTTCTGCACAGCCATTCTGGGGTAGACTGTAAGATGGTCTCTGGAAGACTAGTGACCAGCCACATGTTAGCCAGAGCGGACCCTCATTGCAGGAGCCTAAACACAGCCTGGAATAGAATCACTGGATTCTGTGCCAAAGAGACAGTGCCTTCTTCAGTACGTGGCACTTCATGAcagctaatatttattaaatacttccTATATGATGGTGAGAACAAGGTACTTTGCCAGGGACAGGGACACAAAGAAGTCCACAGTCTCCTCTGGATAGTAGAGAGGTGCAGTAGAGAAGCAATTATAAATGAGTAGCAATTCATGTGACACAGATGCTAAAAGCTATAGAGGTGCAAAGCTTGGGGTCACCTGGGATGTCCTGAGATGGCTTATTCACAGAGGACATGGTGGTTCCATTTATAAGAAGAGAGTAGGGAATGGGGAGATATGCCAGATGGAGGACCTGCAAGAATGCAAAGGTGGGTTCTAGGTTCACTATGGCTGGAGAGtagagaggaaaggaagcagaggTGAGGGAAGTGCAAGAGTAGAGAAAATGAACACCTTGATGTTATGAAGGGGCCTGGAACTTGTCCTACACATCAGTATTTCTAAGACtcagctattcttttttttcttaatgtaagaTATTTATTGCTCtgtgcatttttattagcatataatagttgtacagggggatgcattgtgatatgtatacatgtgcttataatatatcttagctagatttatcattctccctcctccccccttcttagaataatttcaataggtttcattcttctcttttcatatatgaatacaaaatacatccaccatattcatcctttctttatgctcttcccctctcactggtactcaCTCACCCCTGAAAAGActtattttaccctcctgtccttcacttatttttaaagtgtgtattgaTAGTCTAAGGGGGTTTTgctttggcatttcagacatgtatgtaTCTTGCTTATTTAGATTACCCCTCCccattatttactctttctctatcaccatgctcccctactAATTTAGCAATTcatagtgcattatattatattcctatatagatgggttgttacagtatttttcattctctaacattttctttccctctcccacctcctgtagtcccctcagacagactcactaatgcAATCTTGTTCTctcactatgtgtgtgtgtgtatatatatttatatcaatatgatcatatatgtatttatatgtatatttaacttataggtctagcttccacatatgaaggaaaacatgcaacatttgatttctgtgtgtatatgtggcaatagtggggtttgaacttagggcttcacttttgctaggcaagtgttctaccactttgtgaaccactcccccagtccttctTGGTGTTTGGTGTTTTCAAAGcacagtcttgcaaactattagctcaggctggccttgaaccattatcctcctgatctctgcctcctgagtagctaggattacagttgtgagtcactggctcccagcttgacctttgactttttgagcctggctcactttgcttaacatgatgttctctagttccatccatttacctgccaacagcataatttcattcttctttatggctgaataaaactccattgtgtatatataccacattttcttaatccactcatcagtcatgggacatctgagttgtttccaaagcttggctactgtgaatagtgctgcaataaacacatgTGTACGAGTGACTCTACTGTATCCTGGGTATATGCCCagcagtggtatcactggatcatatggtagttctagatTTAGTTTTTGAGGGACCtgcatattgctttccatagtgtttacattaatttacattcctaccaagagtagagaagtgttccttttccccccacatcctcgccagcatttgttgttgtttgtgttactgaTGATAACCATTTTaaccggggtgaggtggaatctcaatgtcatttttgatttgcatttcctttatggtcaaggatgttgaacatttcttcatatatttattttccatttttacttctccttttgagaactgtctgttcagtttatttgcccatttattcagtgggttgtttgATTCTTcaagaggttagttttttgagctctgcatatattctggttattaattccttgtcagatgtaaagctggcaaagattttctcccattgtataggctgcctcttcagtatagttactgttttctttgctttgaagaagcttcttagtttgaactagtaccatttgtcaatcctttctgttAATTGCTGAGCTACTGCAGTTCTTTcttaaagttattacctatgcctgtcTGGTTcagtgtgttccctattttttcctggagtaattttaCCATTTCAGATCTTGCATTAAGATATTTAATCCACTCTGAATTGATGCTAGTGTAAGGTGAGAGAttgggatctaatttcagtcttctgcaggtggaaattccagttttctcagcaacatttattgaagaggctgtcttttttttccagtgcattctgggctcttttgtcaaaaatcagatggatgTAGTTGTGTGGGTAAAACCCAGCTATTCTTCAAAACTCACCTTGGAGAATACAGATTTCTACATTTCTCCTACATATTTACTGAATCAAAATCTCTAGTTATAAGAGTCTAAAGGGTCTAGaattcaatttaaagaaaaaaaaatcccaggtggccctttcttggggaggggcagtactggggtttgaactcagtaatttgttgctaggcaagcactctaacacttgaaccattccaccaacccttttttgtattggttatttttgagatctggtgaaccatttgcctgggctagctttgaattgtgatcctcctgctctctgcttcctgagtagctagtataggtgtgagcccctggtgaCTCTTGAATAAGCAAGCACTCAGTGTGATGGAACTATTAAGATCTCTTTAGGAAAATGGGCAGTGGAAATGAGAGGATATTACAAAGAGGAGAAAGCACAACTGGCTAATATACATTTACATTCATTCTATCCTCAGGAGCaatcaaggaaataaatattaaattataacatTTCTCATTTTCCAAATTAGCAAACATctttagaaaggaataaaaggaattataATGATAACACTTTCTGTTGGCAGAGCACAATAAGAAGGCTATACTGCACCCTGCTGCCAAGTTAAGCTAGTATTATATAAAAAATTAGGAGCCTTGGAGTCTTCACTCCCACTTCCTGTATGGGGAACAggaatgtttctctctctttttctcccctccccatcttgtctatactttatcctgttatactaaataaatccttgctaaaacaaaaaatttaggaGACTTAAAACATTAGTGCCCTTGTACtacataattttacttttaaaaaagtaaaaaataaaaaaaattaaaagattaataaaaaagaTTGCAGATCACCTCATCCTTGTGAACAGCTTAAGTCAACATAAAGATTCGTGGgggattgtttaaaaaaaaacaaattaaaaaaaaaacaaaacaactattaACAGCATTAGGCAACCACTAAAACTGAGGCTCTCAAAATCTTTAATAATATgataaaattctcaaaatttatCAACTGAAAAGCCAGCACAAAACTACACAGAGCATAATCtcattttgcaaaaataaaaaacatgatgcATTCCCCTGAAACATCTAGAAAACATCCCAATGCAAAATATAAAAGTCAAAGAAATGTGTAGAAGTATCAAATGTTgttagataatatttttaaattttctgtataaaacttttctgttctttctaaaCTTCCTACAGTGGGTAGGCATTGTTttgtcaaaggaagagagaaagcttGCTTAAAGATGTTAAGTACAGGGGTATGCACTGGTGGGTGGATTGGGACTGGAGTGTCCTTTGGAGTCCAGTTGAAGGTGCAGAGATTCTGATTAGGATCAGGAGAGTCTGATTAAGGAAGGGACTGGAAGTCTCTACAGTACTCAAGATCAGAATCATCAAGTTTCTAACTAGAGATGTCTGGATATAATGATGAAGAATCTGGTATGATAACCAGGGTTCTGGCTCTCATGCATGCTAAGATGGAAATAAAAGAGAAGCAGGTTTTGGAAAAAGATGGGTGAGTTATGCTCGACAAGCTGAGGATTATGCACCTGTTAGCTTCTAGGTGCATCCAAGATTCTCCTTCCCCACCCATGAATGTGGAGGAATGCTGTGACAGTGGATGAGTTTCAGGTAATGCTGGTGGGTAGAAGTTGCTCCTAAATGAAGGATGGAGCCTGGCCAGCATTCTTTTTTTCATAGTACTTTTGGACTCTCTCTTCTAtacagaaagaaagcagagataAAGTAAGAGATAAGACCAGTTCACACACCTCTCTCCAGctatcttttcttttgttataagAATCAGCATTCCATCTTCACATTATAAGCACTGGCAAGAGCACTGGGAGCTTAGAAAGGCCAATCCATTGTTTCTTCCTTTAGCATGCCTTCTTCTCATCTTCTAACACAAGTCTACACACTACCTTCCAAAAGGTCTTGCCCTCTCTTTCATCTTCCTCAGTGGCTGGGCTGGAGAAGGCTCTGAGCAGACTGCCCACTCTTCTCTCCTCTGGTCTCTAGATCCTCAAGTGAACCACTCTCACTCTGCATGCCTCCTTAGCTCCCTTTCTTCTGGTATTGCTATGTAAGGCCTCTTTACCCACCGAAGTTGTCAAGAGCTGAGACTCAAGTCTGAGATCAATGGAAACAGGCAGAATATGCCTTAAGAGGACTGATTTGGCTCAAGATACTCAGACCTACTCAGGAAACATTTAAGACCTCTATTGGTCTAAACCTTCTTTCTGGTCTCTGTACTGGGATGAAAGGCCATAGCCTCAGTAAGAAACTACACTCTTCTTGGATTTGCTTTGTCTGTGTCCATATTTCATGAGAGATACTTGGGCAGAAGTGATTAGGGGATATTCCTGTGTTCCTTGGCCAGAACATTAGTGTCACACCATCTTTGCCCTCAGGGTCTATGGGATATCCATGAGTTCTAGCAtcttggagaaaagagagaggtagATATTCACATGGAATGAAGGTATTCATTAGAGATGACTTCAGTGGTGACTGGAGAGCAAGCTGGCCTGTTAAGGTGATAAGGAATAAGGCAGTTGAGAAACAGGAGGCAATCCATATGATTCAGATTTATTTAATCAAGAAGCTCAGTGGTGACAGAAAGGAAGGTTATAGgggaaaatatgcaaagaaattaagaaatgagaagtttcttcctttattttcattccgcaaaaaagtattttacatgaaagtagaaagggggcctttcttccttctttgggaAGAAGAAGGTCACCagcaggagaagggagggagacaaGAGTGGGTAATGAAACAGACatatttcttcttgtcttctcTCCAATTTCCCAGTTCTACAAGCTTATTAAGCATAGAGAGCCTGTTTTATCCATCTTCATAGTTACAGGGCCGTGTCCCAAAGGGGTAGAGGTGCTTGATACATGCTTATTTGATTGGATGAAGGTAACTTGGGAATGGCAAATTATAGACTGTAAGCCAAATTCAGCTCACCATCCATTTTTGTATAGCATATGatgtaagaaaaaattaaaacctattttaagtggttagaaaataattttaaaagtatctatctatctatcctatctatctacctatctatcgaTCTATCGATCAtcttcacagta is a window encoding:
- the Ncoa7 gene encoding nuclear receptor coactivator 7 isoform X3, which produces MRGRRLPLDIQIFYCARPDQEPFVKIITVEEAKRRKSTCSYYEDEDDEGLPILQPHSALLENMHIEQLARRLPARVQGYPWRLAYSTLEHGTSLKTLYRKSASLDSPVLLVIKDMDNQIFGAYATHPFKFSDHYYGTGETFLYTFSPHFKVFKWSGENSYFINGDISSLELGGGGGRFGLWLDADLYHGRSNSCSTFNNDILSKKEDFIVQDLEVWTFE